A part of Xenopus tropicalis strain Nigerian chromosome 4, UCB_Xtro_10.0, whole genome shotgun sequence genomic DNA contains:
- the ankrd54 gene encoding ankyrin repeat domain-containing protein 54, which yields MELEEQASKTVPTELCHVPTAGDFCVSEVPELLRALWEEPERPRRNLGGRVKTRQHRHRLCPLGRENYALRKLREAANGNDLDTVQRLLDEGADPCAADDKGRTALHFASCNGNDQIVRLLLDHGADPNQRDGLGNTALHLAACTSHVPVITTLLRGGARVDALDRAGRTPLHLAKSKLNILQDGKSQTLESLRLEVKQIIQMLREYLDKLGQQEQTEQLDQICSRLQRTSTKEQVDEVTDLLASFTSLSLQIQKMENR from the exons ATGGAGCTTGAGGAGCAGGCTAGTAAGACTGTACCGACAGAACTATGTCATGTTCCCACGGCAGGGGATTTCTGTGTATCCGAGGTACCCGAGCTTTTAAGAGCTTTATGGGAGGAACCAGAGAGGCCACGGAGAAACCTAGGAGGTCGCGTTAAGACTCGGCAGCACCGTCACAGGCTCTGTCCCCTGGGGAGAGAGAACTATG CGTTAAGGAAGCTAAGGGAAGCAGCCAATGGAAATGATTTGGATACAG TACAACGATTATTAGATGAGGGGGCAGATCCATGTGCAGCTGATGACAAGGGACGGACAGCACTTCACTTTGCATCGTGCAACGGAAATGACCAAATTG ttAGATTACTTCTAGATCATGGTGCTGATCCAAATCAAAGGGATGGACTGGGAAACACAGCATTACATTTGG CTGCCTGTACCAGCCACGTTCCAGTAATCACAACACTGCTGCGTGGGG GTGCCAGAGTGGATGCTTTAGATCGTGCAGGCCGCACTCCACTTCATTTGGCCAAATCAAAGCTTAACATTTTGCAGGATGGAAAGTCACAGACATTGGAATCACTGCGACTGGAGGTGAAACAG ATTATCCAGATGTTGCGGGAGTACTTGGATAAGCTTGGACAGCAGGAGCAAACAGAACAGTTGGACCAAATCTGTTCTAGACTGCAGCGAACTAGCACCAAGGAACAG GTGGATGAAGTAACAGATCTGTTGGCTAGCTTCACATCACTCAGTCTCCAGATACAGAAAATGGAGAACAGGTAG